aTTGAGAAGAGTGGCCGAAGGAGGTGGGATTGTAGACGGTGATGGCGGTTGGCTTGGTGTGTTCTCGAGCTTCTCCAAGCGCGAGGtaagcttctctatcatccgtGCTTGCTCTAAGGCATACACCGAACCTTTTCCATCATCATTCTTTCCCTTACCATCATAGTCCCTTGCACCTACGTGCCATGATTGATAATTTTGGACCACATCCTCAATGATCTCCTCAATTTGGTCTAGGCTTGTCTTTGAGCTCGGGCTCAACCCCAAGTAGAATGTTTGAAGTAACAACCATTTAGGAATCCCGTGATGggggcattccctttggtactctTTCAAGCGATCCCAAGCCTCGAAGAGTGACTCATCTCGCCTTTGCTCAAAGGATGGGATCTTGTGGCGAATttccgccgtcttcccatgcgaGTAAAACTTGTGCAAGAATGCACTAGTCACCTCGTTCCAAGTGCGgagtgagttgggcttgacttccttgtcaagccaatcactcgCCTTCCCAAGGAGAGAGAACcgaaacaatgtcaacctcacATAGTCCGATGTAACACCATTATGCTTTATGGTGTCACAATAGTACTCGAATTTCTTGAGATGCTCATGAGGTGATTCGTTACTCTTCCCGCAAATGGGGTGGCTTTGCACCAAATTaatcaaggcgggcttgattTCGAAGTTGTTAGCACTTGTTGTGGGTGCTTGGATACCGCATGTAGCTGCAAACGCGCCCGGTACTCCCAAATTCTCAACCGGGAGCGCCATAGTCTCAAAATCCTGCTCACTCTCTTCTTGCTCCGTGTCAACACTCAAAGCTTCAAACCGATTATGACTTGATGAGCTAGTTCGAGCACGCCTAAGTCTCCTTAGAGTCCTttccaattcaaggtcaagaggatggaggatcctttgacgagcacgTCCCCTATCAAGCATAAACACTCAAgaaaaccgtgagcaatgccaaggAAAAGAAAGCTAAGCAAGAATTCTAAAATGCAatgttttttttgtattttctaatgatgAGCTAGTCTCAACTCAAACTCAACAACAAcgaccgttccccggcaacggcgccattttgattggtgtattttccgtcgttgatagaaaacaacctatgcaaacaatatttataaaaccactcaactaaccggctagcggtaagcaaagggatcgtcccaaagaaacggtggttatcgagtttgaaagtcaatctagttcaaacaagaatttggttttgaattgtcacttttatgAATCTAAAAACTACGAATTATGCTAAaatgaatcaagaaagggagatgttagggagtcggggatagaatagggaaatcgggggaaatgaattcaactatctagcaatgatgatcatgcaacgaagtgACGATTAGGCAAAtagcatctaaagacgaacccgccacctctcggatagggaactctaagcgtctaatccacggaagagctttcgcgtaatcctagattaaactaactagcatataataggcaccgccatttgatcccacaagataggcccacaatctcttgccaaacctaacctatggttccacgtgattctaatcgaatagcatttgcaactaccaatcaattagcatggatatcctatcatgaaatcatatttaatcacatgaatcaatcaacaatcaatcatcaatttcccctaattaagcccctagattctcccctttccctaacctaattctactcactaattattctagaaattaagcaatccattaattctaagctagcaagcatgaaattgaaggagtaagagaagagaatttaaaaattcaattgcacaatcaactaggaattaagaatcaaagtaacttcaatcaatgaaatcaagaattcaagaaattaaggaattgaagaacaatcaacaacaaggcaagagcaagaattaagaaactaagaattaaattgcaaaattgaagaagagttaagaaggattacaaattgaagcttgaatggaggagagtttctctctctagaattgctgaaaatctacttttagaacctccaattatcaactaaaattctactctccacaaaataaatcgaaaaatctatttataagtttccccaaatagaagccagaattcgaataagagcagcccgcgcaaccattcggtcgcacagaccttttgtgcgaccgaacgtaaaagaATCACTCGAGCAATACTGTGTCTTGTGCGAGAgaaggcagcgaagaacacttccttcgtcatgtgcgaccgaacgaagaaccctgttcggtcgaatgggatTTCTTTGGCTCATAATTCCTTCGCAGCTTCATTTGGTCGAACAAGGAAAGCCGTTTGGGCGCACAACTTGTGTGCGGTCGAGTAGAGAACAttgtgcggtcgcatcccaagttagggacattctgcctccaaaacCCAAATCTGTTctaccgaacaacagagcacgttcgatcgcacaaaacaTGTGCTGTCGAATTACCAGGGTTGTGCGATCGTTTTACAATCTTGGGACATTCTGCCTCAAAAATccgttttgtgcgaccgaatgacAGAGGGCATTCGACCGCACAAAACTGGAATCTCCTTGAACTCCATTTGCACtacctgttcgggcgcacaaaacgCCACTCGACCGCACAAGCCCTATTTTGGCTCAAAttcacttgttttccatcatttttcatcaagatcacctataaagcacaagatggaacaaaacttataaatctcacacaaaaagctataaaaactataaaaaagcataaaaactaacataaaatcctaggctaagagcgacataaatgtcgctcatcagtcGACTTGAAGTTGGCAAAGAAAGAGAAGTGGCACCTGGACGACATTGCTACTGAGGCGGAAGCCAAGGTTGTCGTGTTGGAGGCAGACAAGCTAAAGCTGTTAGCGAATGTTGCGACTTTGATGGATGACAAGGAGATGTTGTCGGAAGAGGTCACCTAGCTAAAGGCGTCACTGGGCAGGGTTAAGGCGAGGATCTTCGAATGTGCTTCTTACTATACTTGGAAGAGTAGGGCTGAACTGATGGGGGAATTTTTAAAGGGTAAGCACACAACATGGAATCCTCAGGGCGACATCGACAACTTCAACTAGGAATTCCCCGGGGAGTATGTCCCCCCTGGTGCCGTGAGTGATGAGTACGACGCTGAGGTAGGTGCCACTGCTACCAACCCCAATGATGATGCCGAGGCGGCACCAGGAAATGGCAAACAAGCGGAGAATGTCAGCCCAGTGTTGCAGCCTGAGTAGTCCTCTCTCCCAAACAATATTGTAAGTGTTTGTATATATGGTAACAATAGTTGATGGATACTTTGTTGGGTTTTGAATAATTTGGATGTGTTTCGCCTTGAAGGCGATAGTCTTTTCTGGCTTGCTTTATGAGCCAGGCTGTGTTTTTTCAGTATTGTGGACTGTTGGCTTATATTTTTGTGTGTGGtatgttttggtttttttttgttggtttcTGCTTGCTGTTGTTTTTTGTGCAGGTTGCCTGTTACTTGACCTTGCCTTGCTGTTACGACTTCATCTCGGTGGAAGGAACACTGTGTTGGCAAACAGATGCGTAAAAAACGTAAGTTCAAGGCGGAATATGTAAAAAATGCGATTCTATATTTCCGCAAAGATGTCGACTGTAAGTTGTAGATTGTAATTTGTAGCTTGTAGTATGTAAATTGTAAGATGTAAAACGTAATTTATAAATTGTAAAGTGTAAATTATAAAGTGTAAATTGTAACTCCGTAATGTACAATGTAATTTGTAGGTTGTAAAGCTCAAATCTGAGATATATGAAAAAATCTTTGGTCACTTTTGTTGTCGTTATTTTTTGCATTTCGCTTGATCGTGCTTCGTATTATTTTTCCTAGTATTACTTATGTCGACTTATGTTCTTTTCGTCAAATCCGCCATGTACCAAGTAAACGTCATACTGTTAATAGagcagagcgtgaggattggccgttagTGTAGCCAAcgaccctccgatgcttaaCTCAGTATGACGTTACTTGGAATGAAAATGGAATATTGACAAAAAGAGATAAAAGAGGGAGTTTTAGAAGGTACTTGGCGAGGGAGTGTGCGTTCCCGAGATCATGTCATCGATATACATTTGTATCCATCCTGGAGTTGTCCCAAGTTTCTGAATGTCGAACATGTgtttgagtttgaggtttgtaTGTCCTGCAAAATGATTTGGCTGCGTAGGGTTGGCCGTTAGTGTAGACAACGGGCCTCCGATGCCTAAATCAGTAATGGTAATTAAATGtaaggaaagaaaaagaaaagatggACGACTTAGCTTGTTCTTTGTGAATCGTCTAACATGCGTGTTGTCTGATACGTTGCGTCCTGTGACGGGCTCGTGTTGTTCCCCGTCTTGTAGTCGTTGACTTGTTTCCAATGATCTGTTCATTTCTACACACAAATTTTTTGCAAGAAAGGAAGGATAGATGTAAAGAATGAGTTTAAGAGTTAGAAATAATACAACTTTAGGTGTGTTTCCTTCCAGCTTCTTGGTATTGGCCTACCTTCTCTATCTGTTAGTTTGTACGTGCCATTTCCCATCCGTCTCACAACATGACACGGACCTTCCCAAGTTGGTGCCAACTTCCCGCGCCGCATATCTTTCTTATTGGGGAAGACATTTTGTAACACCCAATCTCCTTGTTGGAAGCCTTAACTCGTACTTTCTTGTTGTAACTTCTTGCGACATTTGGGTGATGGGATGCCATCCTTACCCTGGTTGCTTCCCTAAGCCCGTCGACTGTGTCGATGCCGTGAGCCAACACTGAGTTGTTTCTTTCTGCCGTCATGAGACCGTACCGCGTTGTCGGGATCTCGACTTCGAGTGGGATCACGAACACTAATGAAAATGGAGTGTGGTTGGTTGTTGTTTCAGGTGTCGTCCTGTCGGACCATAATATCATGGAGAGTTCGTGTGCGCACTTCCCTTTGGCATCATCTAATCGCTTCTTGAGATTATTGATAATGATCTTATTGCTCGACTCTGCTTGACCATTAACTTGTGGGTACCTTGGAGTTGACgtgtgcaaggtgatgttgTACCTAGCACAAAACTTCGTtgttttgttgctgatgaactgGCAACCATTATCATAGACGATTTCGGATGGGTTCCCGCACCGTCTTAAGACGTTGCGTTTGCTGAAAGATATGAATTCTGTATCTCTTACTTGTTTGAATGCTTCCGCTTCGACCACTAGGAGAAATAGTCtgtcattgccaacatgaatACGCGTTGTCTTGAAGCTTGAGGTAACAAGCCCACTATATCCATCCCccacttcatgaagggccaaggggataGGATGGGATTGAGCACTTCGCAGGTTTGGTGAGATATAGACGCAAAACGCTGGCTTGAATAGCACTTTTTTCCAAAGGCGATTGAATCTTTCTTCATAGTTGGCAAAAAATATCCCATAATCAGAGTTTTATGGGTCAGGCTTCGTCCTCCAACATGATTACCACATTCTTCATCATGGATATTCCTTAGTTTCGTCTCGATCTCGTCGTGATCAAGGCATCTGAGGTAAGGTCTTGCGACTGAATCTCTGAATAGGACGTTAGGGATTAAGATGAACCTGGAAGCTTTCG
This genomic stretch from Spinacia oleracea cultivar Varoflay chromosome 3, BTI_SOV_V1, whole genome shotgun sequence harbors:
- the LOC130469932 gene encoding uncharacterized protein; amino-acid sequence: MVDATAGHEMFTFTDAFSRYNQILMHPDDQEKTVFIMERGTYCYKVMPFGLRNVGATYQRLVKNIFEKLLGDTMEVYIEDMLVKSETASDHISHLQQAFEPNIQHEVAQEVNMISDDNCPPTWTLLTSGSSNIRGTGLRLMLKSQQGDMIVQSICCAFKATNNEEEYEALILGLTLAHDMHIRRLEVRCDSLLIISQINGSYAAKESKMQAYLEIAKSLVRKFDSCNLQQIPRDQNSQADTLANLCSNINPTKLTTVRIVHLIHPATTKETFPIREQPSTSQTPTPTSWFILIPNVLFRDSVARPYLRCLDHDEIETKLRNIHDEECERFNRLWKKVLFKPAFCVYISPNLRSAQSHPIPLALHEVGDGYSGLVTSSFKTTRIHVGNDRLFLLVVEAEAFKQVRDTEFISFSKRNVLRRCGNPSEIVYDNGCQFISNKTTKFCARYNITLHTSTPRYPQVNGQAESSNKIIINNLKKRLDDAKGKCAHELSMILWSDRTTPETTTNHTPFSLVFVIPLEVEIPTTRYGLMTAERNNSVLAHGIDTVDGLREATRVRMASHHPNVARSYNKKVRVKASNKEIGCYKMSSPIRKICGAGSWHQLGKVRVML